A part of Penaeus vannamei isolate JL-2024 chromosome 1, ASM4276789v1, whole genome shotgun sequence genomic DNA contains:
- the dbe gene encoding KRR1 small subunit processome component homolog, translating to MSDNEEENGETPKGPVENAWSIKIPEFKKGDMKSHLLEESSFSLLFPKYRERYIRECWPLLDKTLKEHGIKAELDLIKGSMKVATTRSTWDPYAIIKARDIIKLLSRSVPIEQAVRVLQDGITHEIIKIGGMIRNKERFIKRRQRLIGSNGTTLKALELLTDCYVLVQGQTVSTIGPYKGVLEVVRFVTDTMNNIHPVYLLKSLMIKRHLASSPDKKNEDWSRFLPKFKSKNVQRKKPKVKKDKKPYTPFPPEPQERKIDKELAEGKYFVDQEERNAAKRKRPNEEKKKAVAEKQKEKRAKSFVPPEEPQHKADKPKQGSANVDIDALKKKVKKRKVTS from the exons ATGTCAGACaacgaggaagagaatggggagacaCCAAAGGGCCCAGTGGAGAATGCTTGGTCAATCAAGATCCCCGAGTTCAAGAAAGGAGATATGAAAAGCCACCTCCTGGAGGAGAGCTCATTTTCGCTTCTTTTCCCCAAATACCGTGAAAGATACATAAGGGAATGCTGGCCTTTATTGGATAAAACACTGAAG GAACATGGAATCAAGGCTGAACTGGATCTCATCAAAGGAAGCATGAAAGTAGCAACAACACGAAGTACTTGGGATCCGTATGCTATCATAAAGGCTCGAGATATTATTAAACTACTCAGTCGGTCAGTCCCTATAGAACAGGCAGTGAGGGTTCTACAGGATGGTATCACACATGAAATTATTAAG ATTGGTGGCATGATTCGCAACAAAGAGAGATTCATAAAGCGCAGGCAGAGGCTGATTGGTTCAAACGGAACGACGCTAAAAGCATTAGAATTGTTAACTGATTGCTATGTGCTCGTTCAGGGACAAACTGTGTCAACCATTGGTCCTTATAAAGGAGTACTTGAG gttGTGCGATTTGTGACAGACACCATGAACAACATTCATCCAGTGTACCTCCTCAAGTCTCTCATGATCAAAAGACATCTGGCTAGCAGTCCAGACAAAAAG AATGAAGACTGGTCCAGATTCTTGCCAAAATTCAAGAGCAAAAACGTACAAAGGAAGAAGCCAAAggtgaagaaggacaagaaaccCTACACCCCATTCCCCCCAGAACCCCAGGAGAGGAAGATCGACAAGGAACTGGCAGAGGGCAAGTATTTCGTGGACCAGGAGGAGCGTAATGCCGCAAAGAGGAAGAGACccaacgaggagaagaagaaggcggtggccgagaagcagaaggagaaaagagCAAAATCCTTTGTACCACCCGAAGAACCACAGCACAAGGCAGACAAACCAAAGCAAGGCAGTgcaaatgttgatattgatgcaTTGAAAAAGAAAGTCAAGAAGAGAAAAGTTACAAGTTaa